One Hippoglossus stenolepis isolate QCI-W04-F060 chromosome 9, HSTE1.2, whole genome shotgun sequence genomic region harbors:
- the arrdc3a gene encoding arrestin domain-containing protein 3a, with the protein MVLGKVKSFTVSYDCLNDSNVPVFSSGDCVSGRVVIEVTGEIRVKSLKIHAKGFAKVRWTESRNAGSNTAYTQNYTEEVEYLNHKDILIGHERDDDNSEEGLTTIPSGRHEYAFSLELPQTPLATSFEGKHGSVRYWVKAELHRPWLLPMKTKKEFTVFEHIDINTPLLLSPQAGTKDKTLCCWFCTSGPISLSAKIERKGYTPGESIQIFAEIENCSSRMVVPKAAIYQTQTFYAKGKMKEVKQLVANLRGESLSSGKTETWSGKMLKIPPVSPSILDCSIIRVEYSLMVYVDIPGAINLSLNLPLVIGTIPLHSFGSRTSSVSSQCSMSWLGMGLPERPEAPPSYAEIVTEEQRQSSLDVPAAREELDGPLFAYIHEFRFQPPPLYSEIDPNPDHVSRTEERRLDACPSR; encoded by the exons ATGGTGCTAGGAAAGGTGAAGAGCTTCACAGTGAGCTACGACTGTCTCAATGACAGCAACGTCCCCGTGTTCTCCAGCGGGGACTGCGTCTCAGGGAGGGTGGTCATCGAGGTCACCGGGGAGATCCGCGTGAAGTCCCTCAAGATCCACGCGAAGGGATTTGCAAAAGTTCGCTGGACCGAGTCGAGGAACGCCGGCTCCAACACTGCCTACACGCAAAATTACACAGAAGAAGTGGAGTACCTGAATCACAAAGACATCTTGATTGGGCACGAGAGAG ACGATGACAACTCGGAGGAAGGGCTCACCACTATCCCTTCAGGAAGACATGAGTATGCATTCAGCCTCGAGCTTCCACAGAC accTCTGGCTACCTCTTTCGAAGGGAAGCACGGCAGCGTGCGCTACTGGGTAAAGGCAGAACTTCACAGACCGTGGCTCCTGCCCATGAAGACCAAGAAGGAATTTACGGTCTTTGAGCACATTGACATCAACACTCCACTATTGCTG tcacCACAGGCCGGCACAAAAGACAAGACGCTTTGCTGCTGGTTCTGCACCTCAGGTCCTATTTCCCTAAGTGCCAAAATTGAAAGGAAGGGATACACCCCAG GAGAGTCGATCCAGATCTTTGCCGAGATCGAGAACTGTTCGTCCCGCATGGTGGTGCCAAAGGCAGCCATCTACCAGACCCAGACCTTCTATGCCAAAGGGAAGATGAAGGAGGTCAAGCAGCTGGTGGCCAACCTGCGGGGAGAGTCTTTGTCCTCGGGCAAAACAGAGACCTGGAGCGGCAAGATGCTGAAGATCCCACCTGTGTCGCCCTCCATCCTGGACTGCAGCATCATCAGAGTGGAGTACTCGCTCATG GTATATGTGGACATACCCGGAGCGATCAACCTGTCCCTGAACCTGCCCCTGGTCATCGGAACCATCCCTCTCCACTCCTTCGGTTCCCGCACTTCCAGTGTGAGCAGCCAGTGCAGCATGAGCTGGCTGGGCATGGGCCTGCCCGAGAGACCAGAAG CTCCTCCTAGCTATGCAGAAATTGTGACTGaagagcagaggcagagcagtCTAGACGTCCCAGCAGCCCGTGAGGAGCTGGATGGACCTCTCTTCGCCTATATCCACGAGTTCCGCTtccaacctcctcctctgtactCTGAG ATCGATCCAAACCCAGATCACGTCAGCCGCACGGAGGAGCGCAGGCTCGACGCTTGTCCATCACGCTGA
- the arsk gene encoding arylsulfatase K — translation MNALAVALSFLFLIDGQSFCQNGTKPNIVMVMSDAFDGRLTFDPGSKVVQLPYVNYLRELGSTFLNAYTNSPICCPSRAAMWSGQFVHLTKSWNNFKGLDANATTWMDELEAKGYLTKAMGKLDYTSGSHSVSNRVEAWTRDVHFLLRQEGRPVTQLVGNMSTVRIMRKDWKNTDKAAQWIHQTAAASHQPFALYLGLNLPHPYQTQSLGPTAGGSTFRSSPYWLKKVSSDLITVPKWLPTAAMHPVDFYSTFTKNCTGVFTEDEVKSIRAFYYAMCAEADAMLGHVISALRETGLLNNTVVIFTADHGELAMEHRQFYKMSMYEGSSHVPLLIMGPGLMSGLQINQLVSLVDLYPTVLDIAGISPGGNLSGHSLLPLLSKSSGLFKKQHPDWVLSEYHGCNVNASTYMLRSGRWKYITYSDGLSVPPQLFDLSLDKEELHNVAHKFPEVKVHLDKLLRGIVDYPEVSSAVHLYNIKSFGAWREDLGGNYSQVIATLRWHVDWQRDVLANERAIDRWISGLS, via the exons ATGAACGCGTTAGCAGTGGCTCTGAGTTTCCTGTTTCTAATTGACGGTCAAAGCTTTTGCCAAAATGGAACCAAACCTAACATTGTGATGGTGATGAGTGATGCATTT GATGGGcgattgacctttgaccctggcAGCAAAGTTGTACAGCTGCCCTATGTAAACTACCTCAGGGAGCTTGGCTCTACCTTCCTCAATGCCTACACCAATTCTCCCATCTGCTGCCCCTCAAGAGCAG CGATGTGGAGCGGTCAGTTTGTCCACCTCACAAAGTCCTGGAACAACTTCAAGGGCCTGGATGCAAATGCTACCACGTGGATGGATGAACTGGAGGCGAAGGGATATCTCACCAAGGCGATGGGCAAGCTGGACTATACCTCAGGGAGCCATTCTGTCAG TAATCGAGTTGAGGCCTGGACACGAGATGTTCATTTCCTCCTGCGCCAAGAGGGCCGGCCGGTTACACAACTTGTTGGGAACATGTCCACAGTGAGGATTATGAGAAAAGactggaaaaacacagacaaggcTGCGCAGTGGATCCACCAAACAGCTGCAGCCTCGCACCAGCCTTTTGCTCTTTACCTTGGCCTCAATTTACCTCACCCTTACCAAACCCAATCCCTGGGGCCCACTGCAGGAGGATCCACCTTCCGTTCCTCACCGTACTGGCTCAAAAAG GTGTCGTCTGATCTCATCACCGTTCCCAAATGGCTGCCTACCGCTGCCATGCACCCTGTTGATTTCTACTCCACCTTCACCAAAAACTGCACTGGTGTTTTCACCGAGGACGAAGTCAAAAGCATTCGGGCCTTCTATTATGCCATGTGTGCTGAAGCCGATGCCATGCTGG GCCATGTGATATCAGCCCTGAGAGAAACTGGGCTGCTCAACAACACTGTTGTGATCTTTACGGCTGACCATGGAGAGCTGGCCATGGAGCACCGGCAGTTTTATAAGATGTCGATGTATGAGGGCAGTTCCCACGTTCCCCTGCTGATCATGGGGCCTGGCCTGATGTCTGGCCTGCAGATCAACCAGCTTGTGTCTTTGGTTGATCTCTATCCCACTGTGCTGG ACATTGCTGGTATTTCACCTGGAGGTAACCTCAGTGGacactccctccttcctctgctgtcCAAGTCTAGTGGTTTATTCAAAAAGCAACATCCAGACTGGGTTCTGAGTGAATACCATGGCTGTAATGTCAATGCCTCCACATACATGCTGAGAAGTGGCAGGTGGAAATACATCACCTATTCAGATGGCCTGAGCGTCCCTCCCCAGCTTTTTG ACCTTTCACTGGACAAGGAAGAGCTGCACAATGTGGCTCACAAATTCCCAGAGGTGAAGGTGCATCTGGACAAGCTACTGCGCGGCATCGTAGATTACCCAGAAGTCTCGTCAGCTGTCCATCTCTATAATATCAAATCATTTGGGGCCTGGAGAGAGGATCTGGGAGGAAATTACAGCCAGGTCATCGCTACTCTCAGATGGCATGTCGACTGGCAGAGAGATGTGTTAGCCAATGAGAGAGCTATTGACAGGTGGATTTCTGGCTTATCATGA